Below is a genomic region from Paenibacillus rhizovicinus.
GGAAGTCGTGACGTTCGCGGTGCGGCGCATTAATTTGGACTATACCGAGGACGATGCGATTTTGCAGCATTTGGACGGAGACAGCTATATGTTCTTGCCGAACACTTCGGGTGCCGGCAATGCCGACGAAGCGGTGCGGATTGCGAAGCTTGCCAGGGCGGCGGGGCTGAGCGATTGGATTAAGGTGGAGATCAGCGCCAATCCGCGGACGCTGCTGCCGGATCCGATCGAGACGCTTCGTGCGACCGAGCGGCTGGTGAAGGAAGGATTCGTCGTGCTTCCGTACACGTCGGATGATCCGATCCTATGCAAAAGGCTGGAGGAAGCCGGCGCGGCTGCCGTTATGCCCGGCGGCGCGCCGATCGGCACGGGGCTTGGTCTGCTGAACCCGTACAACTTGGGGCTGATCGTCGAAGAAGCCCGCGTGCCGATCATCGTGGACGCGGGCATCGGCTCCGCCGCGGATATCGTGCAGGCGATGGAGCTTGGCGCTTCCGGCATACTGGCGAATACGCCTGTGGCCAAGGCGCAGGATCCCGTTGGCATGGCTTACGCCATGCGGCTTGCTGTCGAGGCGGGCCGGTTGTCGTATTTGTCCGGCCGTATCGCGAAACGCCGTTATGCCTCGGCCAGCAGCATGGAGGAAGGCGTCTCGACGCCGCACGCGGGCGTAGCCGAATCATCGGCGGCGGGCTTGGCGCGGGCGAAGAGCGAAACGCCATGAGCCGGCATATCGTTGTCCTGGGCGGCGGCATTGTGGGCCTGTCCTGCGCGTTCGAGGCCGCGCTCGCCGGCGATGCGGTTACCGTCGTCGAGCCGGGGAGAGTCGGCGGCCAGGCTTCGGGCGCCGCGGCCGGCATGCTTGCTCCGTTCACGGAGAACGGCGAACAGCCGGATGCTTTTTTTCGGTTGTGTCTGGACAGCTTGCATCGCTACCCGTCCTGGGTGCAAGCCGTCGAAGAGGTGTCCGGCCTGTCTGCGGAGCTTGTTGCGAGCGGCAGCTTGACGGTGGCGATGCACGAGGCGGATGTGCAGCCTTTGCAGGCGCGGCTTGCTTGGCAGCAGCGCTTCGGCGCGTCCGCGGAGCTGGTCGGTCCGGAGCGGCTGCGGGAGTTGGAGCCCCGGCTGCATTCGGGCGTCGCCGCGGCGCTGCATTGCCCTGCGGAGTCGCATGTGCATGCGCCGAAGCTCGTGGCTGCGCTGGAGGCGGCATGCCGGAAGCTTGGGGTGCGCATTCTCGAGCACGCGGGAGAAATCGTGCCGCTGGCCGGTGTTGGCGTTGGTGAGGGCAGCGGTACGGTGGAAGCTGCCGTGGAGACGAGCGCGCATGGCCGGGTTAGCGGCGATGCGCTTGTCATTTGCGCCGGCGCGTGGGCGAACGCCTATGCGGAGCTGTGCGGGTTTCCGATTCCGGTCCATCCGATCCGAGGGCAGATCTGCGCGTTTGATCTGACGGGGGCGGAGGTTGGCGGTGCCGCTCCCGGCGAGGCGGAGAACGTGCGCCATATGGTGTTCTCCAGCCAAGCCTATTGGGTGCAAAAGCAGGATGGCCGGCTGATCTGCGGCGCCTCCGAAGATTCGGCCGGTTATGACAATTCCGTCACGGAGCGCGGCATCGACCGGCTTACGCGCTGGACGCCGCGCGTGTTTCCGTTTCTGGACGGACGGGCGCCCGTCATGCGCTGGGCGGGGCTTCGGCCGGCGACGCGCGACGGCTGGCCGCTGATCGGCGCGGTTCCGGGCAGTCCCAACGTGCTGCTTGCCGCGGGCCATTACCGCAACGGCATCCTGCTAAGCCCGGCGACCGCCGCGATGGTCGGCTGCCTGCTGCGCGGCGAGGCGCCGCCGGTAGCCGGAGCGGAGGCAA
It encodes:
- a CDS encoding thiazole synthase, whose amino-acid sequence is MTLFDESIYSSGDELVIGGKKLRSRFFLGTGRFPSPSVFRQALAASAAEVVTFAVRRINLDYTEDDAILQHLDGDSYMFLPNTSGAGNADEAVRIAKLARAAGLSDWIKVEISANPRTLLPDPIETLRATERLVKEGFVVLPYTSDDPILCKRLEEAGAAAVMPGGAPIGTGLGLLNPYNLGLIVEEARVPIIVDAGIGSAADIVQAMELGASGILANTPVAKAQDPVGMAYAMRLAVEAGRLSYLSGRIAKRRYASASSMEEGVSTPHAGVAESSAAGLARAKSETP
- the thiO gene encoding glycine oxidase ThiO, with translation MSRHIVVLGGGIVGLSCAFEAALAGDAVTVVEPGRVGGQASGAAAGMLAPFTENGEQPDAFFRLCLDSLHRYPSWVQAVEEVSGLSAELVASGSLTVAMHEADVQPLQARLAWQQRFGASAELVGPERLRELEPRLHSGVAAALHCPAESHVHAPKLVAALEAACRKLGVRILEHAGEIVPLAGVGVGEGSGTVEAAVETSAHGRVSGDALVICAGAWANAYAELCGFPIPVHPIRGQICAFDLTGAEVGGAAPGEAENVRHMVFSSQAYWVQKQDGRLICGASEDSAGYDNSVTERGIDRLTRWTPRVFPFLDGRAPVMRWAGLRPATRDGWPLIGAVPGSPNVLLAAGHYRNGILLSPATAAMVGCLLRGEAPPVAGAEASFAPDRFARRPGVPALR